The following are encoded together in the Notolabrus celidotus isolate fNotCel1 chromosome 9, fNotCel1.pri, whole genome shotgun sequence genome:
- the zgc:152968 gene encoding RNA exonuclease 1 homolog isoform X2 has product MFPSCGLFANINCPSTKRGRCERPHCFYKHGIELQYKLGASFKSPVFDSAGVQKDNPYDVRGAPVNDVTADDCLQQLERLNKEIETVRHEVEQERRRLSHYQTVQVDNRNTEPSFSTSKSETARKNVDRNSYGLSSFTESKKKNSRARKYVVDNSKPRTDLEYDPLSNFSADLRSYSTSGKEQKVRDEQGLKRARNAICCNQKLTKDYQAPLSRSPSPDPLGDSYEDSELVIDISLSPERKSRKVKEFVEFVSDKSPTQERITESNESVIFLDSLPLQVSKTLAVSATPLPAPKLQENVLHSNCRAEKSQKSEVYENEDCEIVLVKGSVNITGCLEDLGRESQKVTHFQAAETLDEKSPEPTSPPTARDLQDQNLSNLVVKKRPQCELSCSVKKMNPLQPYDYLPKNSLFYKTPEVLLNRQHANQTQAQNRVHDQQSNTNCSPSLLPQGQKTSDRMIGQAHHHPPERYLEPEEMASYSNQAGAQRNSSASSLTNQAESSISSECLSVKADAKEVIIIESSSDEEADEFNFSEIELSDSDPMEECYRIFMEAEVKASEQQPDVPVGVEEEERPELNVTPQPQAGRKRVAHEVKNTEQPVAKSRPQPKVLVPWRGPAVTGFPPQPSITANIQQVQQRASILTASVKGGQDFALSTCQRKQETQSAPSSSIQNPENLQLAPLQNAYIKYIPLETAVINVGNNLHLILPQGTVTLPVTSSSSQVSSVLTPVTRVHPNHVTVRQAYNPVLLTPVQRYRSTAPMIIPAQARKRWPISASAAAHSVPAASTPQAAVQSTAKPVATKRKSKQQSEAAKDKVPHDIRQRYVNLFTEELLKTSANVNDAFEKALAEEKTVYNRSMNKLKYLSVAVNALKRLKNQSAAFTRDQNKVNSQSFKGRIPLNLEEIEGNDDMPFYDSFKDYILTEGRMIESNYPLQHPEKPGSAVLFSEPKKGIKDPLKRICCRCGATYSVSQTGKHVRKEECNYHYGKGVNNRVPGGVETRYSCCEGVMGAPGCQVFKLHVHDSLSLDGFVSTSEGSSSGRSCPGVYSLDCEMCYTIHGLELSRVTVVNSRLQVIYDTFIRPDNEVIDYNTRFSGMSEEDVKDTYTSLREVQETLLSFINADTILIGHSLETDLCALKLLHGTVVDTSVVFPHRLGPPHKLSLNKLTADYLRRIIQQSECGHDTAEDAAACMELMLWKAKEDGKLKK; this is encoded by the exons ATGTTTCCGTCGTGTGGTCTGTTTGCTAATATAAATTGTCCTTCTACAAAACGTGGTCGCTGTGAGCGGCCTCACTGTTTCTACAAACATGGCATTGAGCTGCAGTATAAGCTCGGGGCATCGTTTAAATCACCGGTGTTTGACTCTGCAG gGGTCCAAAAAGACAATCCATATGATGTCCGTGGAGCACCAGTGAATGACGTCACCGCAGATGATTGCCTCCAGCAGCTGGAGAGGCTCAACAAGGAGATTGAAACGGTTAGGCATGAGGTAGAGCAGGAGCGGAGGCGATTGTCTCACTACCAGACTGTACAGGTGGACAACCGAAACACTGAGCCAAGTTTTTCTACCTCTAAGTCCGAGACGGCACGTAAAAACGTAGACAGGAATTCTTATGGTTTGTCTTCATTTACAGAGTCAAAGAAAAAGAACTCCAGAGCAAGAAAGTACGTGGTTGACAACTCTAAACCAAGGACGGATTTAGAGTATGATCCTCTGTCAAACTTTTCTGCTGACTTGCGGTCTTACAGCACGTCAGGCAAAGAGCAAAAAGTGAGGGATGAGCAAGGTTTGAAAAGAGCAAGAAATGCCATTTGTTGCAACCAAAAGCTAACAAAAGACTATCAGGCTCCCCTTTCTCGATCCCCATCTCCAGATCCACTTGGCGACTCTTATGAAGACAGTGAGCTGGTTATCGACATTTCTCTCTCACCTGAAAGAAAGAGCCGGAAAGTCAAGGAATttgttgagtttgtttctgacaAATCCCCGACCCAGGAAAGAATAACTGAATCTAATGAGTCCGTGATTTTTCTGGATTCTCTGCCATTACAAGTTTCAAAAACTCTTGCTGTCAGTGCTACACCCCTACCTGCACCAAAGCTTCAAGAAAATGTACTTCATAGCAATTGCAGGgctgaaaaaagtcaaaagtctgAAGTGTATGAGAATGAAGACTGTGAAATTGTACTGGTTAAAGGAAGTGTTAACATTACTGGATGTTTAGAAGACCTGGGAAGAGAGAGTCAGAAAGTGACTCATTTTCAGGCTGCTGAAACACTAGATGAAAAAAGTCCTGAACCTACAAGTCCTCCTACAGCCAGAGACCTGCAAGATCAAAACCTGAGCAATCTGGTGGTGAAGAAACGACCCCAGTGTGAGCTGTCCTGTAGTGTGAAGAAAATGAATCCACTGCAGCCTTATGATTATCTGCCAAAGAATTCACTGTTTTATAAAACTCCAGAGGTCTTACTTAACAGGCAACATGCCAACCAAACCCAGGCTCAGAACAGAGTTCATGATCAGCAGTCTAACACAAACTGTTCACCTTCACTGCTGCCACAAGGACAGAAAACATCAGACCGAATGATCGGACAggctcatcatcatcctcctgaAAGATACCTGGAGCCAGAAGAAATGGCTTCATACAGCAACCAAGCTGGTGCCCAGCGCAATTCCTCAGCATCAAGTTTGACAAACCAAGCTGAATCATCAATATCCTCCGAGTGTCTCTCTGTAAAAGCAGATGCTAAAGAGGTTATTATCATCGAGTCAAGCTCTGATGAGGAGGCGGATGAGTTCAACTTCTCAGAAATAGAGCTGTCTGACAGTGACCCAATGGAGGAATGCTACAGGATCTTCATGGAGGCAGAGGTTAAAGCAAGTGAACAGCAGCCTGATGTTCCT GTTGGAGtcgaagaggaggagaggccaGAACTGAATGTTACACCGCAACCACaggcaggaaggaagagagTAGCTCATGAAGTGAAAAATACAGAG CAGCCGGTTGCTAAAAGCAGACCTCAGCCAAAGGTGCTGGTTCCCTGGCGTGGGCCTGCAGTGACGGGATTTCCACCCCAGCCCTCCATCACAGCCAATATCCAGCAGGTACAGCAGAGGGCCTCCATTCTTACGGCCTCAGTTAAAGGTGGTCAGGATTTTGCTCTCTCCACATGTCAGAGGAAGCAAGAAACCCAGAGTGCACCCTCTTCTTCAATTCAGAACCCTGAAAACCTGCAGCTTGCTCCCCTGCAAAATG CTTACATTAAGTACATACCTTTGGAAACAGCTGTGATAAATGTGGGCAACAACCTGCACTTGATCCTACCCCAGGGCACCGTCACTCTGCCTGTGACTTCAAGCTCCAGCCAAGTCAGTTCTGTGCTAACTCCTGTGACCCGAGTGCATCCAAACCATGTCACTGTGAGACAAGCCTACAATCCAGTTTTACTCACTCCTGTGCAAAGATACCGCTCAACAGCACCGATGATCATCCCTGCGCAGGCACGTAAACGTTGGCCAATCTCTGCTTCTGCAGCAGCACATTCAGTTCCAGCAGCTTCTACTCCTCAAGCTGCTGTCCAATCTACTGCTAAG CCAGTTGCTACTAAACGCAAATCAAAGCAGCAGAGTGAGGCCGCCAAAGACAAAGTTCCCCATGACATCAGACAACGCTACGTCAACTTGTTCACAGAGGAGCTCCTCAAAACCTCAGCCAATGTCAATGATGCTTTTGAAAAG GCTCTTGCTGAAGAGAAGACTGTGTATAACCGCAGTATGAACAAACTCAAATATCTCAGTGTTGCAGTGAATGCTTTAAAGAGGCTGAAGAATCAAAGTGCTGCGTTTACACGAG ATCAAAATAAGGTCAACAGCCAAAGCTTTAAGGGCAGAATTCCACTAAATCTGGAGGAGATTGAGGGAAACG ATGACATGCCCTTTTATGACAGCTTTAAGGACTATATTCTGACTGAGGGAAGAATGATTGAGAGCAACTATCCTCTCCAGCACCCAGAGAAACCTGGTTCTGCTGTGCTTTTTTCTGAGCCTAAGAAAGGAATCAAAGACC ctctgAAGAGGATCTGCTGTCGATGTGGGGCTACGTACTCTGTGAGCCAAACCGGCAAACACGTCCGTAAGGAGGAGTGTAATTATCACTATGGGAAAGGTGTCAATAATCGAG TACCAGGTGGAGTGGAAACCCGCTACAGCTGCTGTGAGGGAGTCATGGGAGCACCTGGATGTCAGGTGTTTAAG TTGCATGTCCACGATTCCCTCAGCCTGGATGGATTTGTATCAACCTCTGAGGGAAGTTCCTCAGGCAGGAGCTGTCCTGGAGTCTACTCCTTGGATTGTGAAATG TGTTATACCATTCATGGTTTGGAGCTGTCCAGAGTGACCGTGGTTAACTCCAGACTGCAAGTCATTTATGACACCTTCATCAGACCTGATAACGAGGTCATCGACTATAACACCAG GTTTTCAGGCATGAGTGAGGAAGATGTGAAGGATACCTACACCTCTCTCAGAGAGGTTCAGGAAACCTTACTGAGCTTCATCAATGCAGACACCATTTTGATTGGACACAGCCTGGAAACAGACCTCTGTGCCCTGAAG TTGCTTCATGGAACTGTGGTGGACACATCAGTGGTCTTCCCCCACCGTCTGGGCCCCCCTCACAAGCTCAGCCTCAACAAGCTCACTGCTGACTACCTCAGGAGGATCATCCAACAGAGTG AGTGTGGCCATGACACTGCAGAAGATGCCGCTGCCTGCATGGAGCTTATGTTATGGAAGGCCAAAGAAGATGGAAAACTGAAGAAATGA
- the zgc:152968 gene encoding RNA exonuclease 1 homolog isoform X3: MFPSCGLFANINCPSTKRGRCERPHCFYKHGIELQYKLGASFKSPVFDSAGVQKDNPYDVRGAPVNDVTADDCLQQLERLNKEIETVRHEVEQERRRLSHYQTVQVDNRNTEPSFSTSKSETARKNVDRNSYGLSSFTESKKKNSRARKYVVDNSKPRTDLEYDPLSNFSADLRSYSTSGKEQKVRDEQGLKRARNAICCNQKLTKDYQAPLSRSPSPDPLGDSYEDSELVIDISLSPERKSRKVKEFVEFVSDKSPTQERITESNESVIFLDSLPLQVSKTLAVSATPLPAPKLQENVLHSNCRAEKSQKSEVYENEDCEIVLVKGSVNITGCLEDLGRESQKVTHFQAAETLDEKSPEPTSPPTARDLQDQNLSNLVVKKRPQCELSCSVKKMNPLQPYDYLPKNSLFYKTPEVLLNRQHANQTQAQNRVHDQQSNTNCSPSLLPQGQKTSDRMIGQAHHHPPERYLEPEEMASYSNQAGAQRNSSASSLTNQAESSISSECLSVKADAKEVIIIESSSDEEADEFNFSEIELSDSDPMEECYRIFMEAEVKASEQQPDVPVGVEEEERPELNVTPQPQAGRKRVAHEVKNTEPVAKSRPQPKVLVPWRGPAVTGFPPQPSITANIQQVQQRASILTASVKGGQDFALSTCQRKQETQSAPSSSIQNPENLQLAPLQNAYIKYIPLETAVINVGNNLHLILPQGTVTLPVTSSSSQVSSVLTPVTRVHPNHVTVRQAYNPVLLTPVQRYRSTAPMIIPAQARKRWPISASAAAHSVPAASTPQAAVQSTAKPVATKRKSKQQSEAAKDKVPHDIRQRYVNLFTEELLKTSANVNDAFEKALAEEKTVYNRSMNKLKYLSVAVNALKRLKNQSAAFTRDQNKVNSQSFKGRIPLNLEEIEGNADDMPFYDSFKDYILTEGRMIESNYPLQHPEKPGSAVLFSEPKKGIKDPLKRICCRCGATYSVSQTGKHVRKEECNYHYGKGVNNRVPGGVETRYSCCEGVMGAPGCQVFKLHVHDSLSLDGFVSTSEGSSSGRSCPGVYSLDCEMCYTIHGLELSRVTVVNSRLQVIYDTFIRPDNEVIDYNTRFSGMSEEDVKDTYTSLREVQETLLSFINADTILIGHSLETDLCALKLLHGTVVDTSVVFPHRLGPPHKLSLNKLTADYLRRIIQQSECGHDTAEDAAACMELMLWKAKEDGKLKK, encoded by the exons ATGTTTCCGTCGTGTGGTCTGTTTGCTAATATAAATTGTCCTTCTACAAAACGTGGTCGCTGTGAGCGGCCTCACTGTTTCTACAAACATGGCATTGAGCTGCAGTATAAGCTCGGGGCATCGTTTAAATCACCGGTGTTTGACTCTGCAG gGGTCCAAAAAGACAATCCATATGATGTCCGTGGAGCACCAGTGAATGACGTCACCGCAGATGATTGCCTCCAGCAGCTGGAGAGGCTCAACAAGGAGATTGAAACGGTTAGGCATGAGGTAGAGCAGGAGCGGAGGCGATTGTCTCACTACCAGACTGTACAGGTGGACAACCGAAACACTGAGCCAAGTTTTTCTACCTCTAAGTCCGAGACGGCACGTAAAAACGTAGACAGGAATTCTTATGGTTTGTCTTCATTTACAGAGTCAAAGAAAAAGAACTCCAGAGCAAGAAAGTACGTGGTTGACAACTCTAAACCAAGGACGGATTTAGAGTATGATCCTCTGTCAAACTTTTCTGCTGACTTGCGGTCTTACAGCACGTCAGGCAAAGAGCAAAAAGTGAGGGATGAGCAAGGTTTGAAAAGAGCAAGAAATGCCATTTGTTGCAACCAAAAGCTAACAAAAGACTATCAGGCTCCCCTTTCTCGATCCCCATCTCCAGATCCACTTGGCGACTCTTATGAAGACAGTGAGCTGGTTATCGACATTTCTCTCTCACCTGAAAGAAAGAGCCGGAAAGTCAAGGAATttgttgagtttgtttctgacaAATCCCCGACCCAGGAAAGAATAACTGAATCTAATGAGTCCGTGATTTTTCTGGATTCTCTGCCATTACAAGTTTCAAAAACTCTTGCTGTCAGTGCTACACCCCTACCTGCACCAAAGCTTCAAGAAAATGTACTTCATAGCAATTGCAGGgctgaaaaaagtcaaaagtctgAAGTGTATGAGAATGAAGACTGTGAAATTGTACTGGTTAAAGGAAGTGTTAACATTACTGGATGTTTAGAAGACCTGGGAAGAGAGAGTCAGAAAGTGACTCATTTTCAGGCTGCTGAAACACTAGATGAAAAAAGTCCTGAACCTACAAGTCCTCCTACAGCCAGAGACCTGCAAGATCAAAACCTGAGCAATCTGGTGGTGAAGAAACGACCCCAGTGTGAGCTGTCCTGTAGTGTGAAGAAAATGAATCCACTGCAGCCTTATGATTATCTGCCAAAGAATTCACTGTTTTATAAAACTCCAGAGGTCTTACTTAACAGGCAACATGCCAACCAAACCCAGGCTCAGAACAGAGTTCATGATCAGCAGTCTAACACAAACTGTTCACCTTCACTGCTGCCACAAGGACAGAAAACATCAGACCGAATGATCGGACAggctcatcatcatcctcctgaAAGATACCTGGAGCCAGAAGAAATGGCTTCATACAGCAACCAAGCTGGTGCCCAGCGCAATTCCTCAGCATCAAGTTTGACAAACCAAGCTGAATCATCAATATCCTCCGAGTGTCTCTCTGTAAAAGCAGATGCTAAAGAGGTTATTATCATCGAGTCAAGCTCTGATGAGGAGGCGGATGAGTTCAACTTCTCAGAAATAGAGCTGTCTGACAGTGACCCAATGGAGGAATGCTACAGGATCTTCATGGAGGCAGAGGTTAAAGCAAGTGAACAGCAGCCTGATGTTCCT GTTGGAGtcgaagaggaggagaggccaGAACTGAATGTTACACCGCAACCACaggcaggaaggaagagagTAGCTCATGAAGTGAAAAATACAGAG CCGGTTGCTAAAAGCAGACCTCAGCCAAAGGTGCTGGTTCCCTGGCGTGGGCCTGCAGTGACGGGATTTCCACCCCAGCCCTCCATCACAGCCAATATCCAGCAGGTACAGCAGAGGGCCTCCATTCTTACGGCCTCAGTTAAAGGTGGTCAGGATTTTGCTCTCTCCACATGTCAGAGGAAGCAAGAAACCCAGAGTGCACCCTCTTCTTCAATTCAGAACCCTGAAAACCTGCAGCTTGCTCCCCTGCAAAATG CTTACATTAAGTACATACCTTTGGAAACAGCTGTGATAAATGTGGGCAACAACCTGCACTTGATCCTACCCCAGGGCACCGTCACTCTGCCTGTGACTTCAAGCTCCAGCCAAGTCAGTTCTGTGCTAACTCCTGTGACCCGAGTGCATCCAAACCATGTCACTGTGAGACAAGCCTACAATCCAGTTTTACTCACTCCTGTGCAAAGATACCGCTCAACAGCACCGATGATCATCCCTGCGCAGGCACGTAAACGTTGGCCAATCTCTGCTTCTGCAGCAGCACATTCAGTTCCAGCAGCTTCTACTCCTCAAGCTGCTGTCCAATCTACTGCTAAG CCAGTTGCTACTAAACGCAAATCAAAGCAGCAGAGTGAGGCCGCCAAAGACAAAGTTCCCCATGACATCAGACAACGCTACGTCAACTTGTTCACAGAGGAGCTCCTCAAAACCTCAGCCAATGTCAATGATGCTTTTGAAAAG GCTCTTGCTGAAGAGAAGACTGTGTATAACCGCAGTATGAACAAACTCAAATATCTCAGTGTTGCAGTGAATGCTTTAAAGAGGCTGAAGAATCAAAGTGCTGCGTTTACACGAG ATCAAAATAAGGTCAACAGCCAAAGCTTTAAGGGCAGAATTCCACTAAATCTGGAGGAGATTGAGGGAAACG CAGATGACATGCCCTTTTATGACAGCTTTAAGGACTATATTCTGACTGAGGGAAGAATGATTGAGAGCAACTATCCTCTCCAGCACCCAGAGAAACCTGGTTCTGCTGTGCTTTTTTCTGAGCCTAAGAAAGGAATCAAAGACC ctctgAAGAGGATCTGCTGTCGATGTGGGGCTACGTACTCTGTGAGCCAAACCGGCAAACACGTCCGTAAGGAGGAGTGTAATTATCACTATGGGAAAGGTGTCAATAATCGAG TACCAGGTGGAGTGGAAACCCGCTACAGCTGCTGTGAGGGAGTCATGGGAGCACCTGGATGTCAGGTGTTTAAG TTGCATGTCCACGATTCCCTCAGCCTGGATGGATTTGTATCAACCTCTGAGGGAAGTTCCTCAGGCAGGAGCTGTCCTGGAGTCTACTCCTTGGATTGTGAAATG TGTTATACCATTCATGGTTTGGAGCTGTCCAGAGTGACCGTGGTTAACTCCAGACTGCAAGTCATTTATGACACCTTCATCAGACCTGATAACGAGGTCATCGACTATAACACCAG GTTTTCAGGCATGAGTGAGGAAGATGTGAAGGATACCTACACCTCTCTCAGAGAGGTTCAGGAAACCTTACTGAGCTTCATCAATGCAGACACCATTTTGATTGGACACAGCCTGGAAACAGACCTCTGTGCCCTGAAG TTGCTTCATGGAACTGTGGTGGACACATCAGTGGTCTTCCCCCACCGTCTGGGCCCCCCTCACAAGCTCAGCCTCAACAAGCTCACTGCTGACTACCTCAGGAGGATCATCCAACAGAGTG AGTGTGGCCATGACACTGCAGAAGATGCCGCTGCCTGCATGGAGCTTATGTTATGGAAGGCCAAAGAAGATGGAAAACTGAAGAAATGA
- the zgc:152968 gene encoding RNA exonuclease 1 homolog isoform X1, producing the protein MFPSCGLFANINCPSTKRGRCERPHCFYKHGIELQYKLGASFKSPVFDSAGVQKDNPYDVRGAPVNDVTADDCLQQLERLNKEIETVRHEVEQERRRLSHYQTVQVDNRNTEPSFSTSKSETARKNVDRNSYGLSSFTESKKKNSRARKYVVDNSKPRTDLEYDPLSNFSADLRSYSTSGKEQKVRDEQGLKRARNAICCNQKLTKDYQAPLSRSPSPDPLGDSYEDSELVIDISLSPERKSRKVKEFVEFVSDKSPTQERITESNESVIFLDSLPLQVSKTLAVSATPLPAPKLQENVLHSNCRAEKSQKSEVYENEDCEIVLVKGSVNITGCLEDLGRESQKVTHFQAAETLDEKSPEPTSPPTARDLQDQNLSNLVVKKRPQCELSCSVKKMNPLQPYDYLPKNSLFYKTPEVLLNRQHANQTQAQNRVHDQQSNTNCSPSLLPQGQKTSDRMIGQAHHHPPERYLEPEEMASYSNQAGAQRNSSASSLTNQAESSISSECLSVKADAKEVIIIESSSDEEADEFNFSEIELSDSDPMEECYRIFMEAEVKASEQQPDVPVGVEEEERPELNVTPQPQAGRKRVAHEVKNTEQPVAKSRPQPKVLVPWRGPAVTGFPPQPSITANIQQVQQRASILTASVKGGQDFALSTCQRKQETQSAPSSSIQNPENLQLAPLQNAYIKYIPLETAVINVGNNLHLILPQGTVTLPVTSSSSQVSSVLTPVTRVHPNHVTVRQAYNPVLLTPVQRYRSTAPMIIPAQARKRWPISASAAAHSVPAASTPQAAVQSTAKPVATKRKSKQQSEAAKDKVPHDIRQRYVNLFTEELLKTSANVNDAFEKALAEEKTVYNRSMNKLKYLSVAVNALKRLKNQSAAFTRDQNKVNSQSFKGRIPLNLEEIEGNADDMPFYDSFKDYILTEGRMIESNYPLQHPEKPGSAVLFSEPKKGIKDPLKRICCRCGATYSVSQTGKHVRKEECNYHYGKGVNNRVPGGVETRYSCCEGVMGAPGCQVFKLHVHDSLSLDGFVSTSEGSSSGRSCPGVYSLDCEMCYTIHGLELSRVTVVNSRLQVIYDTFIRPDNEVIDYNTRFSGMSEEDVKDTYTSLREVQETLLSFINADTILIGHSLETDLCALKLLHGTVVDTSVVFPHRLGPPHKLSLNKLTADYLRRIIQQSECGHDTAEDAAACMELMLWKAKEDGKLKK; encoded by the exons ATGTTTCCGTCGTGTGGTCTGTTTGCTAATATAAATTGTCCTTCTACAAAACGTGGTCGCTGTGAGCGGCCTCACTGTTTCTACAAACATGGCATTGAGCTGCAGTATAAGCTCGGGGCATCGTTTAAATCACCGGTGTTTGACTCTGCAG gGGTCCAAAAAGACAATCCATATGATGTCCGTGGAGCACCAGTGAATGACGTCACCGCAGATGATTGCCTCCAGCAGCTGGAGAGGCTCAACAAGGAGATTGAAACGGTTAGGCATGAGGTAGAGCAGGAGCGGAGGCGATTGTCTCACTACCAGACTGTACAGGTGGACAACCGAAACACTGAGCCAAGTTTTTCTACCTCTAAGTCCGAGACGGCACGTAAAAACGTAGACAGGAATTCTTATGGTTTGTCTTCATTTACAGAGTCAAAGAAAAAGAACTCCAGAGCAAGAAAGTACGTGGTTGACAACTCTAAACCAAGGACGGATTTAGAGTATGATCCTCTGTCAAACTTTTCTGCTGACTTGCGGTCTTACAGCACGTCAGGCAAAGAGCAAAAAGTGAGGGATGAGCAAGGTTTGAAAAGAGCAAGAAATGCCATTTGTTGCAACCAAAAGCTAACAAAAGACTATCAGGCTCCCCTTTCTCGATCCCCATCTCCAGATCCACTTGGCGACTCTTATGAAGACAGTGAGCTGGTTATCGACATTTCTCTCTCACCTGAAAGAAAGAGCCGGAAAGTCAAGGAATttgttgagtttgtttctgacaAATCCCCGACCCAGGAAAGAATAACTGAATCTAATGAGTCCGTGATTTTTCTGGATTCTCTGCCATTACAAGTTTCAAAAACTCTTGCTGTCAGTGCTACACCCCTACCTGCACCAAAGCTTCAAGAAAATGTACTTCATAGCAATTGCAGGgctgaaaaaagtcaaaagtctgAAGTGTATGAGAATGAAGACTGTGAAATTGTACTGGTTAAAGGAAGTGTTAACATTACTGGATGTTTAGAAGACCTGGGAAGAGAGAGTCAGAAAGTGACTCATTTTCAGGCTGCTGAAACACTAGATGAAAAAAGTCCTGAACCTACAAGTCCTCCTACAGCCAGAGACCTGCAAGATCAAAACCTGAGCAATCTGGTGGTGAAGAAACGACCCCAGTGTGAGCTGTCCTGTAGTGTGAAGAAAATGAATCCACTGCAGCCTTATGATTATCTGCCAAAGAATTCACTGTTTTATAAAACTCCAGAGGTCTTACTTAACAGGCAACATGCCAACCAAACCCAGGCTCAGAACAGAGTTCATGATCAGCAGTCTAACACAAACTGTTCACCTTCACTGCTGCCACAAGGACAGAAAACATCAGACCGAATGATCGGACAggctcatcatcatcctcctgaAAGATACCTGGAGCCAGAAGAAATGGCTTCATACAGCAACCAAGCTGGTGCCCAGCGCAATTCCTCAGCATCAAGTTTGACAAACCAAGCTGAATCATCAATATCCTCCGAGTGTCTCTCTGTAAAAGCAGATGCTAAAGAGGTTATTATCATCGAGTCAAGCTCTGATGAGGAGGCGGATGAGTTCAACTTCTCAGAAATAGAGCTGTCTGACAGTGACCCAATGGAGGAATGCTACAGGATCTTCATGGAGGCAGAGGTTAAAGCAAGTGAACAGCAGCCTGATGTTCCT GTTGGAGtcgaagaggaggagaggccaGAACTGAATGTTACACCGCAACCACaggcaggaaggaagagagTAGCTCATGAAGTGAAAAATACAGAG CAGCCGGTTGCTAAAAGCAGACCTCAGCCAAAGGTGCTGGTTCCCTGGCGTGGGCCTGCAGTGACGGGATTTCCACCCCAGCCCTCCATCACAGCCAATATCCAGCAGGTACAGCAGAGGGCCTCCATTCTTACGGCCTCAGTTAAAGGTGGTCAGGATTTTGCTCTCTCCACATGTCAGAGGAAGCAAGAAACCCAGAGTGCACCCTCTTCTTCAATTCAGAACCCTGAAAACCTGCAGCTTGCTCCCCTGCAAAATG CTTACATTAAGTACATACCTTTGGAAACAGCTGTGATAAATGTGGGCAACAACCTGCACTTGATCCTACCCCAGGGCACCGTCACTCTGCCTGTGACTTCAAGCTCCAGCCAAGTCAGTTCTGTGCTAACTCCTGTGACCCGAGTGCATCCAAACCATGTCACTGTGAGACAAGCCTACAATCCAGTTTTACTCACTCCTGTGCAAAGATACCGCTCAACAGCACCGATGATCATCCCTGCGCAGGCACGTAAACGTTGGCCAATCTCTGCTTCTGCAGCAGCACATTCAGTTCCAGCAGCTTCTACTCCTCAAGCTGCTGTCCAATCTACTGCTAAG CCAGTTGCTACTAAACGCAAATCAAAGCAGCAGAGTGAGGCCGCCAAAGACAAAGTTCCCCATGACATCAGACAACGCTACGTCAACTTGTTCACAGAGGAGCTCCTCAAAACCTCAGCCAATGTCAATGATGCTTTTGAAAAG GCTCTTGCTGAAGAGAAGACTGTGTATAACCGCAGTATGAACAAACTCAAATATCTCAGTGTTGCAGTGAATGCTTTAAAGAGGCTGAAGAATCAAAGTGCTGCGTTTACACGAG ATCAAAATAAGGTCAACAGCCAAAGCTTTAAGGGCAGAATTCCACTAAATCTGGAGGAGATTGAGGGAAACG CAGATGACATGCCCTTTTATGACAGCTTTAAGGACTATATTCTGACTGAGGGAAGAATGATTGAGAGCAACTATCCTCTCCAGCACCCAGAGAAACCTGGTTCTGCTGTGCTTTTTTCTGAGCCTAAGAAAGGAATCAAAGACC ctctgAAGAGGATCTGCTGTCGATGTGGGGCTACGTACTCTGTGAGCCAAACCGGCAAACACGTCCGTAAGGAGGAGTGTAATTATCACTATGGGAAAGGTGTCAATAATCGAG TACCAGGTGGAGTGGAAACCCGCTACAGCTGCTGTGAGGGAGTCATGGGAGCACCTGGATGTCAGGTGTTTAAG TTGCATGTCCACGATTCCCTCAGCCTGGATGGATTTGTATCAACCTCTGAGGGAAGTTCCTCAGGCAGGAGCTGTCCTGGAGTCTACTCCTTGGATTGTGAAATG TGTTATACCATTCATGGTTTGGAGCTGTCCAGAGTGACCGTGGTTAACTCCAGACTGCAAGTCATTTATGACACCTTCATCAGACCTGATAACGAGGTCATCGACTATAACACCAG GTTTTCAGGCATGAGTGAGGAAGATGTGAAGGATACCTACACCTCTCTCAGAGAGGTTCAGGAAACCTTACTGAGCTTCATCAATGCAGACACCATTTTGATTGGACACAGCCTGGAAACAGACCTCTGTGCCCTGAAG TTGCTTCATGGAACTGTGGTGGACACATCAGTGGTCTTCCCCCACCGTCTGGGCCCCCCTCACAAGCTCAGCCTCAACAAGCTCACTGCTGACTACCTCAGGAGGATCATCCAACAGAGTG AGTGTGGCCATGACACTGCAGAAGATGCCGCTGCCTGCATGGAGCTTATGTTATGGAAGGCCAAAGAAGATGGAAAACTGAAGAAATGA